One Ananas comosus cultivar F153 linkage group 1, ASM154086v1, whole genome shotgun sequence DNA window includes the following coding sequences:
- the LOC109718888 gene encoding THO complex subunit 6: protein MAGAGGEGGRRRRWDARDWDEEGYRRSVLTEREIVSRTVFRTAFAPSQNPSPKTLVVASSDGSLASYSISSCISSSHSQPMHFSRKVDQQHLYESSSVDPLCIIQGHKGPAYDLKFFEDGEESLLLSCGDDGRIRGWRWIEVLSSDVPLSLQGNHLKPILDFVNPQHEGPWGVLSPVPENNAIAVNKQDGSIYSASGDACAYCWDVETGKCKMIFKGHSEYLHSIAVRTSSNQIITGSEDGTARIWDCRSGRCTQILYPDKNRKLKESAWVSSIAIDTSESWMVCGTSNSLSVWSLLSNECIFSVDCRAPVQDVLFHGNQILAVGSEPLLSRFTLDGSILSQIKCAPHSAFCISVHPSGVTAVGGHGGLVDVISEFGSHLCTFCCRGLDIYA from the exons ATGGCGGGGgccggaggagaaggaggacgacgacgacgatgggaTGCGAGGGATTGGGACGAAGAAGGCTATAGGCGGAGCGTCCTCACGGAGAGGGAGATCGTCTCTCGCACCGTCTTTAGAACCGCGTTCGCTCCctcccaaaaccctagcccCAAAACCCTAGTCGTCGCCTCGAGCGACGGATCCCTCGCCTCCTACTCCATCTCCTCCTGCATCTCCTCCTCCCATTCCCAG CCTATGCATTTTAGTAGGAAAGTTGATCAACA GCATCTTTATGAATCTTCATCTGTGGATCCACTCTGCATCATTCAAGGGCACAAAGGCCCTGCATATGATTTAAAATTCTTTGAGGATGGAGAGGAATCTTTGTTATTGAG TTGTGGTGATGATGGCAGGATACGAGGCTGGAGATGGATTGAAGTACTAAGTTCTGATGTTCCTCTTTCTCTTCAAG GTAACCATCTGAAGCCAATACTTGACTTTGTGAACCCTCAACAtga AGGTCCTTGGGGCGTCCTTTCTCCGGTACCTGAAAATAATGCCATTGCAGTTAATAAGCAG GATGGTTCCATTTATTCAGCCTCTGGTGATGCATGCGCATATTGTTGGGATGTG GAGACTGGCAAATGTAAAATGATCTTTAAGGGGCATTCTGAGTATTTGCATAGCATTGCAGTTCGAACATCAAGCAACCAG ATCATAACAGGTTCAGAGGATGGAACAGCCCGGATATGGG ATTGCAGAAGTGGAAGATGTACTCAAATATTATACCCAGACAAGAATCGTAAGCTCAAGGAGTCTGCATGGGTTAGTTCCATTGCCATCGACACAAGCGAAAGCTGGATG GTTTGTGGCACTTCTAATAGTCTATCAGTTTGGAGCTTGCTGTCAAATGAGTGCATTTTTAGTGTAGATTGCCGTGCTCCTGTTCAGGATGTACTTTTTCATGGGAACCAA ATTCTAGCAGTTGGTTCAGAGCCTCTGCTCTCACGTTTCACATTAGATGGGTCGATTCTTTCACAAATAAAGTGTGCTCCTCATTCAGCCTTTTGCATATCAGTTCATCCATCTGGG GTAACAGCCGTTGGCGGCCACGGTGGACTGGTCGATGTGATATCCGAATTCGGGAGTCATTTGTGCACATTTTGCTGCCGAGGCTTGGATATCTACGCATGA
- the LOC109716424 gene encoding casein kinase 1-like protein 2, with protein MEPRVGSKYRLGRKIGSGSFGEIYLGTNVQTNEEVAIKLENVKTKHPQLLYESKLYRILLGGTGIPNVRWFGVEGDYNVLVMDLLGPSLEDLFNFCSRKLSLKTVLMLADQMINRVEFVHSKSFLHRDIKPDNFLMGLGRRANQVYIIDFGLAKKYRDTSTHQHIPYRENKNLTGTARYASVNTHLGIEQSRRDDLESLGYVLMYFLRGSLPWQGLKAGTKKQKYEKISEKKVATSIEALCRGYPTEFASYFHYCRSLRFDDKPDYSYLKRLFRDLFIREGFQFDYVFDWTILKYQQSQITGAPPRVLGHGAGPSSGVAPPMVNDRQSGGEEARASGWSAMDPSRRRATPPAVNSGSLSKQKTPVVNDSSGTKDAMLSSSTFLGRSSGSSRRAAVSSSRDVAGPEIDQLRTRTTDASPGTFRKLSGPQRSSPPVGSAEPKRSSSGRHSSNIRNYESTLKGIEGLNFDGDERVKY; from the exons ATGGAGCCTCGCGTGGGGAGCAAGTACCGCCTCGGTCGCAAGATCGGGAGCGGTTCCTTTGGGGAGATCTATCTAG GTACTAATGTTCAGACGAACGAGGAGGTCGCGATTAAGCTT GAAAATGTGAAGACAAAACATCCTCAATTACTATACGAGTCAAAGCTGTATAGGATTCTACTAGGAGGAA CTGGAATTCCAAATGTGAGATGGTTTGGCGTTGAAGGAGACTATAATGTCTTGGTGATGGACTTATTGGGACCAAGTCTCGAAGATCTTTTTAACTTCTGCAGCAGAAAACTCTCGTTAAAGACTGTTCTGATGCTTGCAGATCAGATG ATTAATCGAGTGGAATTCGTCCACTCAAAGTCTTTTCTGCATCGAGACATTAAGCCGGATAATTTTCTAATGGGTCTTGGAAGGCGAGCTAATCAG GTCTACATTATTGATTTTGGTCTTGCCAAGAAGTATAGGGATACTTCAACTCACCAGCACATACCATACAG AGAGAACAAAAATTTGACTGGGACTGCTAGGTATGCCAGTGTGAACACCCATCTGGGCATCG AGCAAAGCAGGCGGGATGACTTGGAATCTCTTGGATACGTACTCATGTATTTCTTAAGAGGAAG CCTTCCATGGCAGGGCTTGAAAGCTGGAACCAAAAAACAGAAGTATGAAAAGATTAGTGAGAAAAAAGTTGCCACATCAATTGAG GCTTTATGTCGCGGATACCCTACTGAATTTGCATCATACTTTCACTACTGTCGTTCACTTCGCTTTGATGATAAGCCCGATTATTCTTACCTTAAGAGATTGTTCAGAGATCTTTTTATCCGCGAGG GATTTCAGTTTGATTATGTGTTTGACTGGACCATTTTGAAGTATCAGCAGTCGCAGATTACCGGCGCTCCTCCTCGTGTTCTT GGACATGGTGCTGGACCAAGCTCTGGTGTGGCCCCTCCGATGGTAAATGATAGGCAATCAG GTGGTGAAGAAGCAAGGGCGAGTGGCTGGTCAGCAATGGACCCTTCGAGGCGGCGCGCAACACCTCCAGCTGTGAATAGTGGCAGTTTGTCAAAGCAGAAGACTCctgtggtgaatgattcatccgGTACTAAAGATGCCATG TTATCCAGCTCAACTTTTCTTGGACGGTCAAGTGGATCCTCAAGGCGAGCAGCTGTTTCTAGCAGCCGGGATGTGGCAGGTCCAGAAATTGACCAATTACGAACTCGTACGACAGACGCAAGCCCTGGAACTTTCCGAAAACTCTCCGGTCCTCAGAGGAGCTCACCTCCGGTCGGTTCTGCCGAGCCCAAGCGCTCATCTTCTGGCCGGCACTCGTCCAACATCAGGAACTACGAGTCAACTCTTAAAGGCATTGAAGGCCTTAATTTTGACGGCGATGAGAGGGTCAAGTACTAA